The sequence CATCAATATTTACAGTAATTTTCTTTAAATTAGTATTTTTGACTGAGGATGTAAGCTCAGTTTTAATATTTACTAAAGATTTTAAAAGGCTTTTTATTCTACTTTCTGAATAAGGTTTTAAAAGGTAATCAAAAGCTTTTATCTCAAAGGCATCAACAGCATAATCTTTATATGCAGTTATAAAAACTATTTTCATATCTGGATACATTTTGGTGATTATTTTTCCTAGACTAATTCCATTCATATCAGGCATATTGATATCTAAAAAAATGACATCAGCTGTATTGTTTTCTAAAAAATTTAAAGTATCCAAAGGATTATCAAATTCAGCTATAAGTTTAATTTCTTTTTCTTCATTTACAAAATATTTTAATTCTTCTCTTGCAGGCAATTCATCTTCAACAATTATGCAATTAATCATATTTTACACCTCCAAGTATCCTAAAATTTATTCTAGTTCCCTGCTCTAATTTCTTTATATTAAGTCCTTCTCCATAGAGAAGTTTTAATCTTTGATGAACATTTTTAAGACCAATATTTTCTTGTATCTGTTTATCTAAATTGTCAATTACAGTTTGTTCTATACCTACTCCATCATCCTCAATTATGACTTCTATATCCTTATCAATTTTCTTTACAATTACTTTAACACAGCCATTTTCTCTTTTCTTTAAAATACCATGTTTTATGCTATTTTCAACGAGAGGCTGAATAATTAAACTTGGAATTTGAAAATTATATAAGCTTTCATCAACATCATAAACTATATTAAGTTTATCTC is a genomic window of Fusobacterium nucleatum containing:
- a CDS encoding LytR/AlgR family response regulator transcription factor encodes the protein MINCIIVEDELPAREELKYFVNEEKEIKLIAEFDNPLDTLNFLENNTADVIFLDINMPDMNGISLGKIITKMYPDMKIVFITAYKDYAVDAFEIKAFDYLLKPYSESRIKSLLKSLVNIKTELTSSVKNTNLKKITVNIDERLYVISLNDIDYIEASEKETLIFSNQKKYVSKIKISKWEKMLKEDNFYRCHRSFIVNLDKITEIEQWFNSSWIIKIKNYATAIPVSRNNIKELKELFSV